The following proteins come from a genomic window of Pyxidicoccus sp. MSG2:
- the metF gene encoding methylenetetrahydrofolate reductase [NAD(P)H]: MKIRNRLNPSNPCFSFEFFPPKTDEGVANLLKALEDLAPLQPGFVSVTYGAGGSTRDRTVELVTRIKKETGIEAMAHLTCVGHTRDELRELLKRLAEAKLDNLLVLRGDPPQGEKSFVPSAGGFQFASELVRFIREEDFNFCLGGACYPEGHVETVSRDDDLRHLKEKVDAGLDFVVTQLFFDNAFFFDFVERARRAGINVPIVPGIMPITNYEQLQRFTRMCGATVPMRLALQLERVKDQPDALVQLGVAHATVQCMELLSRGVPGIHFYTLNKSPATRMIVSALRARS; the protein is encoded by the coding sequence ATGAAGATTCGTAATCGGTTGAATCCATCCAACCCCTGCTTCTCCTTCGAGTTCTTCCCGCCGAAGACGGACGAGGGCGTGGCCAACCTCCTCAAGGCGCTCGAGGACCTGGCCCCCTTGCAGCCCGGCTTCGTGTCCGTCACCTACGGGGCGGGCGGGAGCACGCGGGACAGGACGGTGGAGCTCGTCACCCGCATCAAGAAGGAGACGGGCATCGAGGCCATGGCGCACCTGACGTGCGTGGGCCACACGCGGGACGAATTGCGCGAGCTGCTCAAGCGGCTGGCGGAGGCGAAGCTGGACAACCTGCTGGTGCTGCGCGGAGACCCGCCGCAGGGCGAGAAGTCCTTCGTGCCGTCCGCGGGCGGGTTCCAGTTCGCGTCGGAGCTGGTGCGATTCATCCGAGAAGAGGATTTCAACTTCTGCCTCGGAGGGGCGTGTTATCCGGAGGGCCACGTCGAGACGGTGTCCCGTGACGACGACCTGCGTCATCTGAAGGAGAAGGTCGACGCGGGGCTGGACTTCGTGGTGACGCAGCTCTTCTTCGACAACGCCTTCTTCTTCGACTTCGTGGAGCGGGCACGGCGCGCGGGCATCAACGTCCCCATCGTCCCCGGCATCATGCCGATTACGAACTACGAGCAGCTCCAGCGCTTCACGCGCATGTGCGGAGCCACCGTGCCCATGCGGCTGGCGCTGCAACTGGAGCGGGTGAAGGACCAGCCGGACGCGCTGGTGCAGCTCGGCGTGGCGCACGCGACGGTGCAGTGCATGGAGTTGCTCTCGCGCGGCGTGCCCGGCATCCACTTCTACACGCTCAACAAGTCCCCGGCGACGCGGATGATCGTGAGCGCCCTGAGAGCCCGTTCATGA
- a CDS encoding glycoside hydrolase domain-containing protein, translating to MLALGLTLAGLSALAGPQVYGESLMVKVRPDAQPRAAAPVELLGARNEALSFQVVIHGGDTGAEEVTARFDALMGPISIGSRQLTLYRQDFLNITVPSNLTLSSGRWPDALIPSVDEVAGEPRNAFPFDVPAKEARALWVDVLVPEDAPSGRYEGSVEVQARGGFSVFVPVTLTVVDLTLPSTPSYSTSFGLGADFVCEAHTGRKDCGGDNVRLELLSRYARLALDHRFTLSNVLVPQPEVGPWEAFDAAYAPLLDGTAPTRLRGARMTSVRYLGPLEDQALASFVSHFSARGWLERAYDYTGDEPPHFTSFEEVRTRAAQLVRSAPELPRMVTTTLPIARDNGFDGLISRLSVLIQRITPTEPQYDADASRADYDAFLARPGNSLWLYQSCISHGCIGGLPLGRHWPAYMVDYPANLNRAMPWMVFLLRASGETYYDTGARLLTAWTDQLFYGGNGDGTLFYPGTTARIGGRSDVPLPSLRLKLLRAGVQDYEWLMLVANGGDPAFADEVARELVPTPDQVSLDPAAFENARARLIGRAQQLVQAQKSPGLTPAMPGDSSGCGCDTGSSGAALAVGLGGLVWALARRRFRAR from the coding sequence GTGCTGGCGCTGGGCCTGACGCTGGCGGGACTGTCCGCGCTCGCCGGCCCGCAGGTGTACGGCGAGAGCCTCATGGTCAAGGTGCGCCCGGACGCGCAGCCTCGTGCGGCGGCCCCCGTGGAATTGCTCGGCGCACGCAACGAAGCCCTGAGCTTCCAGGTGGTGATTCACGGCGGAGACACCGGCGCGGAGGAAGTGACGGCCCGATTCGATGCGCTCATGGGGCCCATCTCCATCGGGAGCCGTCAGCTCACGCTCTACCGGCAGGACTTCCTGAACATCACCGTCCCTTCGAACCTCACCCTCTCCTCGGGCCGGTGGCCGGATGCGCTCATCCCCTCGGTGGATGAGGTCGCCGGAGAGCCGCGCAACGCCTTCCCCTTCGACGTGCCCGCGAAAGAGGCCCGGGCCCTCTGGGTGGACGTGCTCGTGCCGGAGGACGCCCCCTCCGGACGCTACGAGGGCTCGGTGGAAGTCCAGGCCCGGGGAGGCTTCTCCGTCTTCGTCCCCGTGACGCTCACCGTCGTCGACCTCACCCTCCCGAGCACGCCGTCCTATTCCACGTCCTTCGGCCTGGGAGCGGACTTCGTCTGCGAGGCGCACACCGGACGCAAGGACTGCGGAGGCGACAACGTGCGCCTGGAGTTGCTCTCACGCTACGCCCGGCTGGCGCTCGACCACCGCTTCACGCTGTCCAACGTGCTGGTCCCCCAGCCGGAAGTGGGGCCGTGGGAGGCCTTCGACGCGGCCTATGCCCCACTGCTCGACGGCACCGCGCCCACCCGCCTGCGCGGCGCGCGGATGACGAGCGTCCGGTACCTGGGGCCCCTCGAGGACCAGGCCCTCGCCTCCTTCGTGAGCCACTTCTCCGCCCGGGGCTGGCTCGAGCGCGCGTACGACTACACCGGGGACGAGCCCCCGCACTTCACCTCGTTCGAAGAGGTGCGCACCCGCGCCGCGCAGCTCGTGCGCTCCGCGCCGGAACTGCCCCGGATGGTGACCACCACGCTGCCGATTGCGCGGGACAACGGGTTCGACGGGCTCATCAGCCGCCTGTCGGTCCTCATCCAGCGAATCACTCCGACAGAACCCCAGTACGACGCGGACGCGTCACGGGCGGACTACGACGCCTTCCTCGCGCGGCCCGGCAACTCGCTGTGGCTGTACCAGAGCTGCATCAGTCATGGCTGCATTGGAGGCCTTCCGCTCGGGCGGCACTGGCCCGCGTACATGGTGGACTACCCGGCCAACCTCAACCGCGCCATGCCGTGGATGGTGTTCCTCCTGCGCGCCTCGGGGGAGACCTATTACGACACCGGCGCGCGCCTGCTGACCGCGTGGACCGACCAGCTCTTCTACGGCGGCAATGGCGATGGGACGCTCTTCTACCCGGGTACGACCGCGAGGATTGGCGGCCGTTCCGACGTGCCGCTGCCGAGCCTCCGCCTCAAGCTCCTCCGCGCCGGAGTGCAGGACTACGAATGGCTCATGCTCGTCGCGAACGGAGGCGACCCCGCGTTCGCCGACGAGGTGGCCCGAGAGCTCGTCCCCACGCCCGACCAGGTGTCGCTGGACCCCGCGGCCTTCGAGAACGCACGGGCCCGGCTCATCGGCCGGGCGCAGCAGCTCGTCCAGGCCCAGAAGAGCCCCGGGCTGACCCCGGCGATGCCGGGGGATTCGAGCGGGTGCGGCTGTGACACGGGCTCGTCCGGCGCGGCGCTGGCGGTGGGCCTGGGCGGGCTCGTATGGGCGCTGGCGCGGCGGCGCTTCCGCGCCCGGTGA
- the gcvT gene encoding glycine cleavage system aminomethyltransferase GcvT — protein MARRTPLNEAHRKLGARMVDFVGWDMPVQYSSVIGEHEAVRTAVGLFDVSHMGEVEFSGPGALETVNALISNDLARISDGQAVYAGLLDEKGTFVDDIVVYRFSPESIFICVNSSNREKDFAWMKEHARGVKPVDRGDDFAQIAVQGPKAAGLVQRLTKTDTSKIGTYRFAEGEVAGVKSVLSRTGYTGEDGFELYCAPDDAVKLWDALLTEGQQDGVKPCGLGARDSLRTEMKYALYGNDIDDKHTALEAGLGWIVKLDKATFIGKDALVAQKAAGVKRKLVGFEVTGSGIPRHGYAIHKDGKPVGEVTSGTMGPSVKKAIGIGYVPTELSAEGSTFDVDIRGRAVPAVVVKTPFYKKP, from the coding sequence ATGGCCCGGCGTACGCCCCTCAACGAGGCCCACCGCAAGTTGGGTGCCCGGATGGTCGACTTCGTGGGTTGGGACATGCCGGTCCAGTACTCGTCTGTCATCGGCGAGCATGAAGCCGTGCGCACCGCCGTCGGCCTGTTCGACGTCTCCCACATGGGCGAGGTGGAGTTCTCCGGCCCCGGCGCCCTGGAGACGGTCAACGCCCTCATCTCCAACGACCTCGCCCGCATCTCCGACGGCCAGGCGGTCTACGCGGGCCTGCTCGACGAGAAGGGCACCTTCGTCGACGACATCGTCGTCTACCGCTTCAGCCCCGAGAGCATCTTCATCTGCGTCAACTCCAGCAACCGCGAGAAGGACTTCGCCTGGATGAAGGAGCACGCCAGGGGTGTGAAGCCCGTGGACCGCGGGGACGACTTCGCGCAGATCGCCGTGCAGGGCCCGAAGGCCGCCGGCCTGGTCCAGCGCCTGACGAAGACGGACACCTCCAAGATTGGCACCTACCGCTTCGCCGAGGGCGAGGTGGCGGGGGTGAAGAGCGTCCTGTCCCGCACCGGCTACACGGGTGAGGACGGGTTCGAGCTGTACTGCGCGCCGGATGACGCGGTGAAGCTCTGGGACGCGCTGCTCACCGAAGGCCAGCAGGACGGCGTGAAGCCGTGCGGCCTGGGCGCGCGCGACAGCCTGCGCACGGAGATGAAGTACGCGCTCTACGGCAACGACATCGACGACAAGCACACCGCGCTCGAGGCGGGCCTGGGCTGGATCGTGAAGCTCGACAAGGCCACCTTCATTGGCAAGGACGCGCTGGTGGCGCAGAAGGCCGCGGGCGTGAAGCGCAAGCTGGTGGGCTTCGAAGTCACGGGCAGCGGCATCCCCCGCCACGGCTACGCCATCCACAAGGACGGCAAGCCGGTGGGCGAGGTGACGAGCGGCACCATGGGCCCGTCCGTGAAGAAGGCCATCGGCATCGGCTACGTGCCCACCGAGCTCTCCGCGGAGGGCTCCACCTTCGACGTGGACATCCGCGGCCGCGCCGTGCCCGCCGTGGTGGTCAAGACGCCGTTCTACAAGAAGCCCTGA
- a CDS encoding response regulator has protein sequence MSRILVVEDEDILAATLCEVLQDEGYEALSACNGQDALRLLAEKSPDLVLLDMMMPLMDGTAFLTAKALDATIQHVPVVVMTSATRAVLQGHGVAGFLAKPFKLETLLDVVSGALDKGGARGRGG, from the coding sequence ATGAGCCGCATCCTCGTCGTGGAGGACGAAGACATCCTCGCAGCCACCCTGTGCGAGGTCCTGCAGGACGAGGGCTACGAAGCCCTGTCCGCCTGCAACGGCCAGGACGCGCTGCGGTTGCTGGCGGAGAAGAGCCCGGACCTCGTGCTCCTGGACATGATGATGCCGCTGATGGACGGCACCGCCTTCCTCACGGCCAAGGCTCTGGACGCGACGATTCAACACGTCCCGGTGGTGGTGATGACCTCCGCGACGCGCGCGGTGCTCCAGGGACACGGCGTGGCGGGCTTCCTCGCCAAGCCCTTCAAGCTGGAGACGCTGCTCGACGTCGTCTCCGGCGCGCTCGACAAGGGCGGGGCGCGAGGAAGGGGAGGGTGA
- a CDS encoding ADP-ribosylglycohydrolase family protein produces MPTREERISGGVYGLLIGDALGVPYEFHSPQQLPAAEAIDFEPPAGFERSHDGVPPGTWSDDGAHALCLLDSLLYHGHLDLEDLGRRLVNWYEWGYLAVDGKVFDVGIQTSTALAHFRAGTPALMSGPKGERDNGNGSLMRVLPMALWHQGDDAKLASDAMAQSRVTHGHMRSQACCAVYCLWARRILEGAVDPWADALATFRALYPEGLEARTELDTYIARPDAEDTPGNGTGYVVDCLRSARQCVAAGRDYEGVVKAAIRLGHDTDTTAAVAGGIAGLIHGVQGIPERWRSALRGQELVEPLVKKLLAHVRP; encoded by the coding sequence ATGCCGACGCGCGAGGAGCGAATCTCAGGTGGGGTGTACGGGTTGCTGATTGGCGACGCGCTCGGAGTGCCCTACGAGTTCCATTCGCCGCAGCAGCTTCCCGCCGCCGAGGCCATCGACTTCGAGCCTCCCGCCGGCTTCGAGCGCTCGCATGACGGCGTGCCGCCGGGCACCTGGTCCGATGATGGCGCGCATGCGCTGTGCCTGCTGGACTCGCTGCTGTACCACGGCCACCTGGACCTGGAGGACCTCGGGCGGCGGCTGGTGAACTGGTACGAGTGGGGCTACCTCGCCGTGGACGGCAAGGTGTTCGACGTGGGCATCCAGACGAGCACTGCGCTGGCGCACTTCCGCGCCGGAACGCCCGCGTTGATGTCCGGGCCGAAGGGGGAGCGGGACAACGGCAACGGCTCGCTGATGCGCGTGCTGCCGATGGCGCTCTGGCACCAGGGCGATGACGCGAAGCTCGCCTCGGACGCGATGGCGCAGTCGCGGGTGACGCATGGACACATGCGCTCGCAGGCGTGCTGCGCGGTGTATTGCCTGTGGGCCCGCCGCATCCTGGAAGGCGCCGTGGACCCCTGGGCGGACGCGCTGGCCACCTTCCGGGCGTTGTACCCGGAGGGCCTCGAGGCCCGCACGGAGCTGGACACGTACATCGCGCGGCCGGATGCGGAGGACACACCGGGCAATGGCACCGGGTACGTGGTGGACTGCCTGCGCTCGGCGCGGCAGTGCGTGGCGGCGGGGCGCGACTACGAGGGCGTGGTGAAGGCGGCCATCCGGTTGGGGCACGACACGGACACCACGGCGGCGGTGGCCGGCGGAATCGCCGGGCTCATCCATGGCGTGCAGGGCATTCCCGAGCGGTGGCGCTCGGCGCTACGTGGGCAGGAGCTGGTCGAGCCGCTGGTGAAGAAGCTGCTGGCCCACGTGCGCCCCTGA
- the gcvP gene encoding aminomethyl-transferring glycine dehydrogenase, with translation MSLNWKYQESFAGRHNGPDEHELKQMLSALGVTSLDAFIEQAVPPAIRSKEPLKLAPARGEHELLAQLEAIAAKNQVFRSYIGMGYSDTHTPNVILRNIFQNPGWYTQYTPYQAEIAQGRLEALLNFQTLIMDLTGLEVANASLLDEGTAAAEAMALAVHQKGDGQGIAFFVSEGCHPQTVDVVRTRAEPLGVEIVVGDHRTVDLGSKKFVGALVQYPATDGVVHDYRAFADKVHAAGGLLVVAADLLSLTLLTPPGEFGADVAVGSAQRFGVPMGYGGPHAGYFATKNAYTRVMPGRIIGVSEDAQGRRALRMALQTREQHIRREKATSNICTAQVLLAVIASMYAVYHGPKGLKAIAERVHGLTVVLARGLTKLGLKVKHEQYFDTLRVEMTSAHVRAVLAAAESARMNFRRIDEKTLGVSLDETTRPADVESILAAFATGAGKATAPSLEELGGSVESPVEPALRRTSEYLTHSVFNSYHSETEMLRYIRRLEAKDLSLTHSMIPLGSCTMKLNATAEMIPVTWPQFGKLHPFAPTSQAAGYKVIFEQLEHMLTQVTGFAGCSLQPNAGSQGEYAGLLVIRAYHQSRGQAHRDVCLIPSSAHGTNPASAVMAGYKVVVTKCDEDGNIDLADLRARADEHKDKLAALMVTYPSTHGVFEEDIKEICSIVHERGGQVYMDGANLNAQVGLTAPGLVGADVCHINLHKTFCIPHGGGGPGMGPICVASHLVKFLPGHPVIQTGGAEAIGAISAAPWGSASILLISWMYATMMGGEGLTQATKLAILNANYIAERLQPHYPVLYRGKRGKVAHECIVDLRQLKKTSGVEVEDVAKRLMDYGFHAPTVSFPVAGTLMIEPTESESKAELDRFCDAMIHIRQEIRDIEEGRMPKDNNVLKNAPHTARVLTAPEWNRPYSRELAVFPVAWVRENKFWPSVGRLNNVLGDRKLVCSCPPIEDYMTAEPTAAVA, from the coding sequence ATGTCCTTGAATTGGAAGTACCAGGAGTCGTTCGCCGGCCGTCACAACGGACCGGACGAGCATGAGCTGAAGCAGATGCTGTCCGCGCTGGGCGTCACCTCGCTGGATGCGTTCATCGAGCAGGCCGTCCCCCCGGCCATCCGCTCCAAGGAGCCGCTCAAGCTCGCGCCCGCGCGCGGTGAGCACGAGCTGCTCGCGCAGCTGGAGGCGATTGCGGCGAAGAACCAGGTGTTCCGCTCGTACATCGGGATGGGCTACAGCGACACCCACACCCCGAACGTCATCCTCCGGAACATCTTCCAGAACCCGGGCTGGTACACGCAGTACACGCCGTACCAGGCGGAGATTGCCCAGGGCCGGCTGGAGGCGCTGCTCAACTTCCAGACGCTCATCATGGACCTGACGGGCCTGGAGGTCGCCAACGCCTCGCTGCTCGACGAGGGCACCGCCGCCGCCGAGGCCATGGCGCTGGCCGTGCACCAGAAGGGTGACGGGCAGGGCATCGCCTTCTTCGTGTCCGAGGGCTGCCACCCGCAGACGGTGGACGTGGTGCGCACCCGCGCCGAGCCGCTGGGCGTGGAGATTGTCGTCGGCGACCACCGCACGGTGGACCTGGGCTCGAAGAAGTTCGTGGGCGCGCTGGTGCAGTACCCGGCCACCGACGGCGTCGTGCACGACTACCGCGCCTTCGCGGACAAGGTGCACGCGGCGGGCGGCCTGCTCGTCGTCGCCGCGGACCTGCTCAGCCTCACGCTGCTGACGCCCCCGGGCGAGTTCGGCGCGGACGTGGCGGTGGGCAGCGCCCAGCGCTTCGGCGTCCCCATGGGCTACGGCGGTCCGCACGCGGGCTACTTCGCCACGAAGAACGCGTACACCCGCGTGATGCCGGGCCGCATCATCGGCGTGTCCGAGGACGCGCAGGGCCGCCGCGCGCTGCGCATGGCGCTGCAGACGCGCGAGCAGCACATCCGCCGCGAGAAGGCCACTAGCAACATCTGCACCGCGCAGGTGCTGCTGGCCGTCATCGCCAGCATGTACGCCGTCTACCACGGGCCCAAGGGCCTGAAGGCCATCGCCGAGCGCGTGCACGGCCTCACCGTGGTGCTGGCGCGCGGCCTGACGAAGCTGGGCCTCAAGGTGAAGCACGAGCAGTACTTCGACACGCTGCGCGTGGAGATGACGTCCGCGCACGTGCGCGCGGTGCTCGCCGCCGCCGAGTCGGCGCGGATGAACTTCCGCCGCATCGACGAGAAGACGCTGGGCGTGTCGCTCGACGAGACGACGCGGCCCGCGGACGTGGAGTCCATCCTCGCGGCCTTCGCCACCGGCGCGGGCAAGGCCACCGCCCCGTCGCTGGAGGAGCTGGGCGGCAGCGTGGAGTCCCCGGTGGAGCCGGCCCTGCGCCGCACCAGCGAGTACCTCACGCACTCGGTCTTCAACAGCTACCACTCCGAGACGGAGATGCTGCGCTACATCCGGCGGCTCGAGGCGAAGGACCTGTCCCTCACGCACTCGATGATTCCGCTGGGCAGCTGCACCATGAAGCTCAACGCCACCGCGGAGATGATTCCGGTGACGTGGCCGCAGTTCGGCAAGCTGCACCCGTTCGCCCCCACCTCGCAGGCGGCCGGCTACAAGGTCATCTTCGAGCAGTTGGAGCACATGCTCACGCAGGTGACGGGCTTCGCCGGGTGCTCGCTGCAGCCCAACGCCGGCAGCCAGGGTGAGTACGCGGGCCTGCTCGTCATCCGCGCGTACCACCAGAGCCGCGGCCAGGCGCACCGCGACGTGTGCCTCATTCCGTCCTCCGCGCACGGAACCAACCCGGCCTCCGCGGTGATGGCGGGCTACAAGGTCGTCGTCACCAAGTGCGACGAGGACGGCAACATCGACCTCGCGGACCTGCGCGCCAGGGCGGACGAGCACAAGGACAAGCTCGCGGCGCTGATGGTGACGTACCCGTCCACGCACGGCGTGTTCGAGGAGGACATCAAGGAGATCTGCTCCATCGTCCACGAGCGTGGCGGCCAGGTGTACATGGACGGCGCCAACCTCAACGCCCAGGTGGGGCTCACCGCTCCGGGCCTCGTCGGCGCGGACGTCTGCCACATCAACCTGCACAAGACGTTCTGCATCCCCCACGGCGGTGGCGGCCCGGGCATGGGCCCCATCTGCGTGGCGAGCCACCTGGTGAAGTTCCTCCCCGGCCACCCCGTCATCCAGACGGGCGGCGCGGAGGCCATCGGCGCCATCTCCGCCGCGCCGTGGGGCAGCGCCAGCATCCTGCTCATCTCGTGGATGTACGCCACCATGATGGGCGGCGAGGGCCTCACCCAGGCCACCAAGCTGGCCATCCTCAACGCCAACTACATCGCCGAGCGGCTCCAGCCGCACTACCCGGTGCTGTACCGCGGCAAGCGCGGCAAGGTGGCGCACGAGTGCATCGTCGACCTGCGCCAGCTCAAGAAGACCTCCGGCGTGGAGGTGGAGGACGTGGCCAAGCGGCTGATGGACTACGGCTTCCACGCGCCCACCGTGTCCTTCCCGGTGGCGGGCACGCTGATGATTGAGCCCACGGAGAGCGAGTCCAAGGCGGAGCTGGACCGCTTCTGCGACGCGATGATCCACATCCGCCAGGAGATTCGCGACATCGAGGAGGGGCGCATGCCGAAGGACAACAACGTCCTGAAGAACGCCCCCCACACCGCGCGCGTCCTCACCGCCCCGGAGTGGAACCGTCCCTACTCGCGCGAGCTGGCCGTCTTCCCCGTGGCCTGGGTGCGCGAGAACAAGTTCTGGCCGTCCGTGGGCCGCCTGAACAACGTGCTCGGTGACCGCAAGCTGGTGTGCTCGTGCCCGCCCATCGAGGACTACATGACGGCGGAGCCGACGGCCGCGGTGGCCTGA
- the gcvH gene encoding glycine cleavage system protein GcvH, with product MADTIPGDLKYTKEHEWARVQGKVVVVGVTAHAQESLGDVVYVELPKLGATITEGKQFGVIESTKAVSELYSPVSGTVVKVNDALADNPSTVNTDPYGAGWIVEVELSDPKQVDALMDATAYGNLLKSA from the coding sequence ATGGCCGATACGATTCCCGGCGACCTGAAGTACACCAAGGAGCACGAGTGGGCCCGCGTCCAGGGCAAGGTGGTGGTGGTGGGTGTCACCGCGCACGCCCAGGAGTCGCTGGGTGACGTGGTGTACGTGGAGCTGCCCAAGCTGGGCGCCACCATCACCGAGGGCAAGCAGTTCGGCGTCATCGAGTCCACCAAGGCGGTGTCGGAGCTGTACTCGCCGGTGTCGGGCACGGTGGTGAAGGTGAACGACGCCCTGGCGGACAACCCCTCCACCGTGAACACGGACCCCTACGGGGCGGGTTGGATTGTCGAGGTCGAGCTGTCGGACCCCAAGCAGGTGGACGCGCTCATGGACGCCACCGCGTACGGCAACCTGCTCAAGAGCGCGTAG
- a CDS encoding energy transducer TonB, which translates to MSTGSSPTDWRRRRRQGSSWRVVAAVVLALLLHGAYLGAVLLTGSLAPSRDKRPAKPTSVAVRPLTAEQWAKNRGPVDPRSKSQMSEPRRVKEKKEEEKKPEDKPKGQVVDVAPGNDKVDPNAKYLAESDNQVDKETRAREQTPFYRNAMPQRTAPQSQDGTDARQEQAPRIAGNNGLGNDEKPAAEARQKSALELPDARRKNEVAVKTDPNTRGPGVVVNNQNESDEMVGNSKRLKIQPGVGGEEEGSAGRAGAPGMAALQPSRAVMDKVLGAAPNDHLDDADEGDATMLNTREWKYASFFNRVKQSVGMHWNPNEQMRRRDPTGATFSGKDRYTLLTITLDEKGQLKDVQVEKSSGLDFLDLEAVSSFKRAQPFPNPPPGLLSQDAEVKFQFGFFMEMGGGPRMRLFRGPN; encoded by the coding sequence GTGAGCACGGGTTCTTCTCCTACAGACTGGCGCCGCCGCCGGCGGCAGGGCTCCTCGTGGCGCGTCGTCGCCGCGGTGGTGCTCGCCCTGCTGCTGCACGGCGCCTACCTGGGGGCCGTGCTGCTCACGGGCAGCCTCGCGCCCTCCCGGGACAAGCGGCCCGCGAAGCCCACCTCCGTGGCCGTCCGCCCGCTCACCGCCGAGCAGTGGGCGAAGAACCGGGGGCCCGTGGACCCGCGCTCGAAGTCGCAGATGTCCGAGCCCCGCCGCGTCAAGGAGAAGAAGGAAGAGGAGAAGAAGCCCGAGGACAAACCCAAGGGCCAGGTGGTGGACGTCGCGCCGGGCAACGACAAGGTGGACCCGAACGCGAAGTACCTCGCCGAGAGCGACAACCAGGTGGACAAGGAGACGCGCGCCCGGGAGCAGACGCCCTTCTACCGCAACGCCATGCCGCAGCGGACGGCGCCGCAGTCCCAGGACGGCACGGACGCCCGGCAGGAGCAGGCGCCGCGCATCGCCGGCAACAACGGCCTGGGCAACGACGAGAAGCCCGCGGCCGAGGCCCGCCAGAAGTCCGCCCTCGAGCTTCCCGACGCGCGCCGCAAGAACGAGGTGGCCGTGAAGACGGACCCCAACACGCGGGGGCCGGGCGTCGTGGTGAACAACCAGAACGAGAGCGACGAGATGGTGGGCAACTCGAAGCGCCTGAAAATCCAGCCGGGCGTGGGAGGCGAAGAGGAGGGCTCGGCCGGGCGCGCGGGCGCGCCGGGCATGGCCGCGCTGCAGCCCTCGCGCGCCGTCATGGACAAGGTGCTGGGCGCCGCCCCCAATGACCACCTGGACGACGCGGACGAGGGCGACGCCACCATGCTCAACACGCGCGAGTGGAAGTACGCCAGCTTCTTCAACCGCGTGAAGCAGAGCGTGGGCATGCACTGGAACCCCAACGAGCAGATGCGCCGCAGAGACCCCACCGGGGCCACCTTCTCCGGGAAGGACCGCTACACGCTGCTGACGATTACGCTCGACGAGAAGGGCCAGCTGAAGGACGTCCAGGTGGAGAAGAGCAGCGGCCTGGACTTCCTGGACCTGGAGGCCGTGTCCTCCTTCAAGCGCGCGCAGCCCTTCCCCAACCCGCCGCCGGGCCTCTTGAGCCAGGACGCGGAGGTGAAGTTCCAGTTCGGCTTCTTCATGGAGATGGGCGGCGGCCCGCGCATGCGGCTGTTCCGCGGGCCGAACTGA
- a CDS encoding cation diffusion facilitator family transporter — protein sequence METSPVDRSVLQQQRNRKVRLVLLAILGANWVVAAAKLGFGLLSQSASVTADGLHSFIDGGSNVLGLVAMGVASRPADEDHPYGHGKFEALASLGIGAMIGIGMLELGRMALDSLLHDKHPEVTATMAGVMAFTLVVNMVVTRVERHYGHKYKSSLLLADASHTMSDVYVTLAVLASLLLVWLGYPRADGLIALGVMVFVAWVAYGIVRHSVGILSDTARLDPADVARRTLGVTGVRSCRNVRSRGMEESVYVDLKIEVDPLLTTAQAHEVADQVETLLQDAYPQVVDVVVHVEPASATPSRA from the coding sequence GTGGAAACGTCCCCCGTCGACCGCAGCGTTCTTCAGCAGCAGCGCAACCGGAAGGTCCGCCTCGTCCTGCTCGCCATCCTGGGGGCCAACTGGGTGGTGGCCGCCGCCAAGCTCGGCTTCGGCCTGCTCAGCCAGTCCGCGTCGGTGACGGCGGACGGGCTGCACTCCTTCATCGACGGCGGCTCCAACGTGCTGGGTCTCGTGGCCATGGGCGTCGCGTCGCGCCCGGCGGACGAGGACCACCCCTACGGGCACGGCAAGTTCGAGGCGCTCGCGTCGCTGGGCATCGGCGCCATGATTGGCATCGGCATGCTGGAGCTGGGGCGCATGGCGCTCGACTCGCTGCTGCACGACAAGCACCCGGAGGTGACGGCGACGATGGCGGGCGTCATGGCCTTCACCCTCGTGGTGAACATGGTGGTGACGCGGGTGGAGCGGCACTACGGGCACAAGTACAAGAGCTCCCTGCTGCTGGCGGACGCGAGCCACACGATGTCCGACGTCTACGTCACCCTTGCCGTCCTCGCATCCCTGTTGCTGGTGTGGCTGGGTTACCCGCGCGCGGACGGGCTGATTGCCCTGGGCGTCATGGTCTTCGTGGCGTGGGTGGCGTACGGCATCGTCCGGCACTCGGTGGGCATCCTCTCCGACACCGCGCGCCTGGACCCGGCGGACGTGGCGCGGCGGACCCTGGGGGTGACGGGCGTGCGCTCCTGCCGCAACGTGCGCAGCCGCGGCATGGAGGAGAGCGTCTACGTGGACCTCAAGATTGAGGTGGACCCGCTCCTGACCACCGCCCAGGCCCATGAGGTGGCGGACCAGGTGGAGACGCTGTTGCAGGACGCCTACCCGCAGGTGGTGGACGTGGTCGTCCATGTCGAGCCCGCGAGCGCCACGCCGTCCCGCGCGTAG